Below is a genomic region from Jiangella gansuensis DSM 44835.
CCTCATCGCCGACGACTTGACCGGTGCGGCTGAGGCGGCAGCTGCCTTCCTGCCGCGCGCTGTGCGCATTCTGCCCTTCCACGAACTGCGCGCGGCGCGCGATCTCCGTGCGACGGCGTTCGACGGCCTCACGGGCGCGGCCGGCCGCGACGGGGGCACGGACGACGGCCAGGTGCTCGCCGTGGACACCGATTCACGCTATGCCACCGCCGCCGAGGCGGCCCACCGGTGCGGCGCCGCGCTCAGCCTGCTGCCATCCGGTGGCACAGTCGTCAAGAAGATCGATTCAACGTTGCGCGGCCCATTGTCCGCTGAGGTGGCGGCGCTGCGCGGGGACGGCGTCCCGCTGGTCGTAGCGCCCGCGCTTCCGGCGTTGGCCCGGTCCGTCGTCGGGGGAGCGGTCCGGGTCGGCGGCGTGCCGCTGCAGCGCAGCGCTGCCTGGGCTGCCGAGCCGAAGCCCGCGCCGGCGACGGTGGCCGAGGCGCTGCAGCCCGCGCCGGTCGCCGTCGCCGGTCTGGACACGGTCCGTGGCGCGCCGGACGCGCTGGCAGCAGCGATGACGGAAGCAGCCGCCACCGGGTCGCTGCTGGTCTGTGACGCGGAGACAGATACCGACCTCGATCTCATCGTTCACGCCGGCACGCTGACCGGCGGGCCGGTGCGATGGGTGGGGTCGGCCGGGCTGGCCCACGCGCTGGCCCGCACGAGCCGGGCGCCGGCGGCCGGGACGACCCCGCCGGCGCCCACGGCCCGCCCGCCCGCGCTGTTCGTGGTGGGCACGGCGGTCGCGTCGGCCCGTATCCAGATCCGGCGGCTGGCCGGGTGGGCCGACACCGTCGTGGAGCTGGATCCTGCGCGGCTGGCCGATCCCGGTACAGCCGCCGAGCTGGCCGCCCGTACGGCGGGCCGGAGCGCCGTCGTCCACCTGACCGCGGCGCACGGTGTCGCCCGCTCCCCGGACGTCGTCGCGGCGCTGGCCGCCGCGGTCGCGCCGTCCACCGCCGAGCACCCAACACTGGTGCTCACCGGCGGCGAGACCGCCCGTGCCGTTCTCGCCGCCATCGGCGCCGGCGAGCTGGTGGTCCGAGCCGAGTGGGACGACGGCGTCGTCGTCAGCACGGTGCCGGACGGGCACGTCGTCGTCACCAAGCCGGGCGCCTTCGGCGATCCGGACACGCTGCTACGGGTCGCCCAGCGGCTTACGCACGAGGAGGACACATGACAACACCCCTGGTCGCGGTCACCATGGGCGACGGCGCCGGAGTCGGGCCCGAGGTGGTCGTCCGGGCGCTCTCCGGGCCCGAGGTGCGCGCCCTGTGCCGGCCGGTGGTGGTCGGCGACCTCGCGCGGCTGCGCGACGCCGCCCGCATCTGCGGCGTTGACGTCGAGCTGCGGGCCGTCGCCGGGCCGGAGGATGCCACGTTCGCCGACGGCGTCATCGAGGTGATCGACCTCGGGCTGTTGCCCGCCGGCCTGCCGTACGGCGAGCTGTCCGCCGTCGCCGGCGACGCCGCCTACCAGTACGTGAAAGCCGCCAGCGAGCTCGCGGTCGCCGGCCGGGTGCAGGCCATCTGCACCGCCCCGCTGAACAAGGAGGCCCTGCACGCCGGCGGGCACCCTTACCCCGGGCACACCGAGCTGCTGGCCGAACTGTGTGGCGTCGACGAGGTCTCGATGATGCTCTCCACGCCCACCGTGAAGGTCATCCACGTCACCACTCACATCGGGCTCGTCGACGCCATCGAGCGGATCGACGTGCCGCTGGTCGAGCGGACCATCCGGCGCGGTCACGCGACCATGGTCGGTGCCGGGATCGAGAACCCCCGTCTCGGTGTCTGCGGAATCAACCCGCACGCCGGTGAGAACGGCCTCTTCGGCCGTGGTGAAGAAGAAACCAAGATCGTCCCGGCGGTGGAGCGGGTCCGCGCCGACGGCATCGAGGCCCACGGGCCGCTGCCCGCCGACACCGCGTTCTTCCTGGCCAGCCGTGGCGACTACGACCTCATCGTGGCCATGTACCACGACCAAGGGCACGGACCGGTCAAGGTGCTCGGCCTCGAGGCGGGCGTCAACATCACTGTCGGGCTGCCGGTGATCCGCACGTCCGTTGACCACGGCACCGCCTTCGACATCGCGGGCAGCGGCGTTGCCGACGCCGGTAGCATGATCGAGGCATTGCGCCAGGCCGCCGCGCTCGCGCCGAGCCCGTCCGGACCGTAGGAGTCGAGGTGGGATGAGCGAGCATACGACGAGCGGGCGCTCGATCGAGCAGCGTCTGCAGCGGCTGATCGAGGCCAAGGGCCGCGACCGGCTGTCGGCGCGCGAACGCCGCAGCGCCATCGTCGATGTCGCCTGGAGCGACGGCAGGATCGAGGTCGACACGCTCGCCTCCCACTTCGGCGTGACGGCGTCCACCATCCGCCGCGACCTCGCGTTGCTGACCTCGCAGGGCAAACTCGCCCGCACCTTCGGCGGCGCCATGGCACACGCACCAATGGGTGAGACGTCGCTCGGTCAGCGCAGCCGCGAAGCGTTCCGGCAGAAGCACGCCATCGCCGGCTGGGCCGCCGAGCAGATCGGCGCGGGCGAGACCGTGCTCCTCGACGCCGGTACCACCACCGGTCACCTCGCCCGGGCGCTTCGGCACCGCGACCACCTCACCGTCGTCACCATCGGGCTCACCGTCGTCACCGAACTGGCCGACGCCGACGGTGTCGAGGTGCTCTGCCTGGGCGGCCGGCTGCGGCACATCAGCCACGGCCTGGTCGGGCCGATCGCCGAGGCCGCGCTGGAACGGGTCACCGCCGACCGGGCGTTCCTCGGTGCCGACGGCATCACCGTCGACGAAGGCATCTGTGAGGCGAACCTCGAACAGACCCGGCTCAAAGAACTGATGATGGCCCGGGCCGGCACGGTCTACGTGCTCGCCGACGGCAGCAAGCTCGGCCAGCGCCCCTTCCACGCGTGGGCCCGGATGCCACCGACGTGGACACTCGTCACCGACGACGGCGCCGACCCTGCCGAGGTCGATCGCTTCCGCTCCGCCGGCATCGAAGTGGTCGTGGTGGACGACCGCTCTCGGCCGGTCACCTGACCGGGCGCGCGGCGATCGACCAGGCGTCGAGCAGGCGAGCGGCCGAGCCGCCGACCGGGCCCACGACGTCGGCCAGGGTCTCCGGGTCCGGCAGCGACGCCGTCGCGACCGCCTCGACCGCGTCGGCGGCGGACGAGATGGACGACGAACACACCCGCAGCAGGTAGTCCGGCACCACCAGCGCCGGGTCGACACAGCCCACCACGGGCACGCCGGCCGCGACGATCAGCGGGAACACCGTTCCAGGGATGCCGATGGCCGTTTCCGCGCGGGCCGACGCCTGGAGCGACGGCACGGCGCTGATCTCGTAACGGCTCCACAGCTGCGGGTTCTCCCGCGGGTGCAGGCCGACCAGGATGCGCTTACCTGCCGCCTCGAGCGCGGCCGCGGCGTCCAGGAGCAACTGCGTTCCCGGCGCGGCGCCGCCGGTCTCGTCCGGGTAGGTCACGCTGGTCAGGACGAGCACGGTCCCCGGCTCGGGAGCGGGCGTGGGCAGCGTGTCCGTCTGCGGCGAGCCGACGACGCGCACCCGCCGCCGGGTGCCCAGGTGTCCGCCGAACGCCCGGCCCTCCGCCGGCGACGACGACGTCACCACCCGCAGCCGGTGACGCAGCTCGCGGGCCCGCGGTGCTTCGGCGGCGTTGAGATACGCCAGCGACGTGGCCGCCACCGGGACGAACCGGCCGAGGGCCGCAGCGCAGTCAGCCGGCCAGTCGGTCGCGCCGGTGACGACGAGCAGGTCGGCCGCGGCGCGGTCCCCGCGGCCGGTCTCGGCGCTGAGCTCGTCCAGCGTCACGACCGGGACCTGCTCGTCCGGGGCGAGCTGCGAACGGTCGGGCACGAGTTGCCGCACGTCCCAGCCGCGTGCCGCGATCTCGGGAAGCAGCGGGCGCACGTGGTACGTCCCCCACGGCTCATTGGTGGCGACGAGCACCCGCGGCCGCGCCGCCCGAACTGCCTGCGCCGGGGCGGCCGCCGTGAGACCCGCGGCGGCGATGCCGGTAGCGGCCAGGGCGCCGGCGACGAAGGAGCGACGGCTCGGGAGAGATCCAGCATGCATGGCGGCGACCGTACCCAACCGGGACAGCCCGGACATGAACACCGGGTGAAGCCATCCGCACCGCAGCGGCTACCAGGGGACGGGCCGGCCGTCGCGGAAGAAGCCGCCGGTGGGGCCGTCGTCGGGCAGCGTTGCCGCCCAGACGATGCCGGCCGCGCCGTCGCGTACCGGCCGCCCGCCGGGACCGCCCATGTCGGTGGCGACCCAGCCCGGGCAGATCGAGTTCACCAGGACGCCGTCACGGCGCAGCTCGGCGGCCAGCATCCGGGTCACCGCGTTGAGCGCGGCCTTGGTGAGGCTGTAGGCGGGCGTGCCGCCGCCCATTCCGGCCAGCGACCCGCTTTCGCTGGAGACGTTGACGACGCGGGGGTGGCCGCTGGCACGCAGCAGCGGTATCAGGGTCATGGCCAGGCGCCACGCGCCGTAGACGTTGGTCTCGGCCGCCTCCCGGACCACGTCGACGTCGGCGTCGGTGGCGCGTTGCCAGGTGTCGTAGTGGATGGCGGCGTTGTTGACCAGGGCGTCGAGTCGCCCGTACTCGCGCGACAGGAAGCCGGCCAGGGCGGCGGCGTCGGACGCGCGGGTGACGTCGAGCCGGAACGCGACGACGGTGCCCGGCAGTCCCTTCGCGGCGGCCTGCGCTGCGGCGAGGTCGCGCGCTGTCAGCACGACGGTGTGCCCGCGGGCGGCGAGCTGGCGGCAGACCTCGAGGCCGATGCCGCGGTTGCCCCCGGTGACGACGGCGACTCGGCCGGACCCGTCGACGCGGTCGGTCACGCCGCGACCCGCCCGCCGGTGCCGGCCGCGCACCGGGCCGACGCGAGCTCCGTCAGGGCGCGGTCGCCATCCTCGTAGGTGGCGTGCAGGGTGATCGCGGTGATCCGGTCGTCGGTGACCCGGATGTCGTACCGGCCGGCGACCATCCAGGTGCCGCGGAGATCGCCGTCGGCCAGGTGGTGGTAGCCGCGCACCGTCGTGACGCACCGCACGCCGCCGTCGCCGTCGGGAGCCGGACTCGTCAGCACCGGGCCGGTGAGGTGCTGGGTCGCGTCGAAGCCGGGCAGCAGCCCGCGCCAGCGCGACACGACCTCGGTCGCGGCGACGGACTCGACCTCGCCGCCCCACAGGGAGGTGTAGTCGAGCCGGACCTCGCGGGCGAGGACGGCCAGCACGCCGTCCCAGTCCAGGGTGTCGACGGCGTGCAGCAGGGCGGTGACGGCGTCGGCGGCCGTGGAATCGCTCATGCGCCCAGCTTCACCGAACCCCGGCCGTCGTGGGAGGGTCCGATCCTGCGGTTCTCGTGCGGGCGCAGGTCGGAAGGCAGGAAGCCGGTGTGCCGGCGGAACATCCGCCGGAAGTGGCTCACGTTGGACAGGCCCACCGAGTAGGCGACCTGCGGGACGCTCAGCCGGCCGTTCACCAGCAGCGTCTTGGCGCGTTCCATGCGCCGCGACGTGACGTACTCGTGCGGCGCCAGGCCGGTGGTCGCCTTGAACGCGCGGGCGAAGTGGAACGGGCTCAGCGCGACGGCCGCGGCGAGGTCGTCGACGGTGAGCGGGTCACCCAGCCGCGCCTCGACCAGGTCGGCGACGCGGGACAGCAGCACGCGGTCCAGCCGGCCGGTCAAGGCGCGCGACGGCGGCGCGATGCCGGCGTAGTGGCCGACGACGTGCTCGGCCAGCCGCCGGGCGAGGCTACTGGCCCGGACGGTGTCGACGTGCGCGGCGCCGACATGTGCGCGCTTGAGCAGCGACGCCGCACCGAGCACGACGGCGTCGCGCACGCCCCGCAGCGGCTCGATCTCAGGCGTCCGCGACGACCCGGCCGCGGCCCGCAGCAGGTCGTCGTAGGGGTACATCTCGACCAGCTCGTCGGGGCGCACGACCTCGCTCCAGTACACCCGCGACCGGCCGTTGGCGAAGACGTCGCCGGGCCGGATGTCGAACCGGTCGCTTCGCCCGCCCGACTCGATGACGACGCCGTGGTGCTCGGCGAACGACACCCCGATCTGCTGCTCGCCGCTGACGGTGACCGCGCCGGTGGGCGGGCTCCAGCAGTACACCGACCGCAGCCCCGGCCAGCGCAGCTCCGAGCGGCGGGCAGCCGTCCGGGCCGTCGCGGCCGGGCCGGTCATGCCCGCGCCGCCACCACCGCCGTGCACTGCAGGGACCATGCCGCCAGTATCCGTGCCTCGTCCAGCCCCAGCGGCGAGCCAGCGAACGTTCACGTGGACCGGTGCAGGCTGATCACAGCGCCGAGCAACAGCACCGCCGCGCCGTCGACGTCGAACCCCGAGGCGGCCCGCCACCGGCCCACGTGCCGGAACCCGTGTCCGGATTCCGGACCTCGCGTCTTTCCGGCCGGACGACGGGACTAGCGTGAGTGCATGACCGTGACTCCCTCCAAGCCCGATCTCAAGCCCCACTCCCGGGCGGTCACCGACGGTCTCGAGCGCGCCGCGGCTCGCGGCATGCTCCGCGCCGTGGGTATGACCGACGACGACTGGGAGAAGCCGCAGATCGGTGTCGGCTCGTCGTGGAACGAGATCACCCCCTGCAACCTCTCGCTGGACCGCCTGGCGAAGGCGTCGAAGGAGGGGGTGCACGCCGGTGGTGGTTTTCCGATGGAGTTCGGCACCATCTCGGTGTCCGACGGCATCTCCATGGGCCACGAGGGCATGCACTACTCGCTGGTGTCGCGCGAGGTCATCGCCGACTCGGTCGAGACGGTGTTCGGCGCCGAGCGGCTCGACGGCGCCGTCCTGCTGGCCGGCTGTGACAAGTCCGCGCCGGCCATGCTGATGGCGGCCGCGAGGCTCGACGTCGCCGCCACCTTCCTCTACGCCGGGTCGATTCTGCCGGGCAAGGTCGGCGACCGCGAGGTCACCATCATCGACGCGTTCGAGGCGGTCGGCGCCTGCGCCCGCGGGCTCATCACCCGCGAGGAGGTCGACGAGATCGAGCGGGCCATCTGCCCCGGCGAGGGCGCGTGCGGCGGCATGTACACCGCCAACACCATGGCCAGCGCGGCCGAGGCGCTCGGCATGTCGCTGCCGGGCAGCGCCGCGCCGCCCGCCGTCGACCGGCGCCGTGACGGGTACGCCCGCAGGTCCGGCGAGGCCGTCGTCAACCTGCTGCGCCTCGGCATCACCACCCGCGACATCCTGACCAAGGAGGCGTTCGAGAACGCCATCGCCGTGGTCATGGCGGTCGGCGGCTCCACCAACGCCGTCCTGCACCTGATGGCCATCGCGCACGAGGCCGGCGTCAAGCTGGAGCTGGACGACTTCAACCGCATCGGCGACCGCGTCCCGCACCTGGCGGACGTGAAGCCGTTCGGCCGCTACGTGATGACCGACGTCGACCGCGTCGGCGGTGTGCCGGTCATCATGAAGGCGCTGCTCGACGCCGGACTGCTGCACGGCGACACCATGACGGTCACCGGCAAGACCATGGCCGAGAACCTCGCCGACATCGCACCGCCGGACGTCGACGGCAAGATCATCCACGCGATGTCCGACCCGATCCACAAGACCGGCGGGCTGACCGTGCTGCGCGGCTCGCTCGCGCCCGACGGCGCCGTCGTCAAGTCCGCGGGCTTCGACACCGCCGTCTTCGAGGGCACCGCGAAGGTGTTCGACGGCGAGCGGGGCGCCATGGACGCCGTCGAGAACAACACGCTGGAGAAGAACGACGTCATCGTCATCCGCTACGAGGGCCCGAAGGGCGGCCCGGGCATGCGCGAGATGCTCGCCGTCACCGGCGCCATCAAGGGTGCCGGCCTCGGCAAGGACGTCCTGCTGGTCACCGACGGCCGGTTTTCCGGCGGGACGACGGGGCCGTGCATCGGGCACGTCGCGCCGGAGGCCGTCGACGGCGGCCCCATCGCGTTCGTCCAGAACGGCGACCGCATCCGGCTCGACCTCGCCAACCGCACCCTCGAGCTGCTGGTCGACGACGACGAGCTGGCGCGCCGCCGGGCCGGGTGGACCCCGCCGGCGCCCAAGCACGAGCGCGGCGTGCTGGCGAAGTACGCCAAGCTGGTCGGCTCGGCCGCCAACGGAGCGGTCTGCGACTGAGCTCTCCGAACGCGAGGTGATCAACAGGCCGTCGCTATCCCCAGAGGGGTCGGCACGGCCTGTTGATCACCGGGGTGGGTGTTCCAGGAAGCCGGCCAGCGCGCTCATGTCCTGCGAGCCGAGGCCTGCCTCCAGCGCGGCCTCGACGACGTGCTGGTTGGTCGCCGCCTGCGGCATCCGGGTTCCGGTGCGTTCCGCGAGCCTGAGGATCAGCTCCAGGTCCTTCGCGACCAGGTCCAGGCTGAACGCCACCGGCGTCTCGTCCGGCCGCTCGAACGCCGCCCGCTTGTAGAGCACGAACGGTGCGGCGACGGCGCTGCCGGCGAACACCTCGTAGGCCACCGACCGCTCCACCCCGGCGCGCTCGGCCAGCACCAGCGCCTCCGCCAGCGCCTCGTTGAGGGCGTGTACCAGCGCGTTGACGGCGAGCTTCATGGTGGCACCGGCGCCGGTGTCGCCGACGTGGAAGATCTGGCGGGCCAGCCGGTCGAGCACCGGTCGGGCCCGGTCCAGGTCGGCCGCCGTCCCGCCGGCCATGACCGTGAGCTCGCCGCGCTCGACCAGGGGCACGCTGCCGGACACCGGCGCGTCGAGGAACCCGCCGCCGCGCTCGCGCACCGCCGCGGCGAGCGACCCAACCGTTCGCGGGTCGACGGTGCTGGTGTCGGCGACGACGGTGCCCGGGCCGACGCCCGCGGCCACGCCGTCCGGGCCCGCGTAGGCCGCCTGGCAGGCAGCGTCGTCGGCCAGCGAGACCAGCACGACGGGGCCGGCCGCGGCCGCCTCCCGCGCCGTCGGCGCGACTCGCGCTCCGGTGGCCTCCGCCACCGCGTCCGCGCGCGATGCCGTCCGGTTGTAGACGACGACGTCCGCCCCGGCCGCTCGCAGCCGGCCCACCATCGCCGCGCCCATCCGGCCGGCGCCGACCACTCCGACCCTGCCCATCACACCGCTCACGTCAGCAGCCAGCCGCTGTCGACGGCGAGGTTCACGCCGTTCATCGAGCCGTTGCGCAGCAGGAAGTCCGCGGCGTCCGCGACGTCGGCCATGGTGGCCAGCCGCCCGGTCGGGGTGCGGGCGCGCACCGCGTCCAGCGGTTTGCCCCGCCAGTAGGGGCTGTCGCCGACGATCCCCGGATGGATCGCGTTCACCCGGATCGGGGCCAGCTCCACGGCGAGGGTGTGCACCAGGCCGCTGATGCCGCCGTTGATGGTGGAGACCGTGGTCGATCCGGGGTACGGGCGGTCCTTCGCCAGCCCGCCGAACAGCACGATGGCGGCGTCGGGAGCCAGCCGCGGCAGCAGCGTGTGGATCACCTCGGTGTACCCGACCAGCTTGAGCGTGACCAGCTGGCTGGCGCTCACGGCGTCGTACCCGGCGGCGGTGTTCTGGTCGCGGTCGATCGCCGCGACGACCAGGTGGTCGACCCGCTCGACACCGGCCAGCGCCGGACCGATGGCGGCGGGGGCGGCGAGCTCGACCGCGACCCCTCGGACGTGGTCGCCGATCTCCGCGGCCACCTTGGCGGTCCGCTCAGGGTCACGGCCGGTGATGACGACGTCGTCGCCGCCGGCGGCCCGGCGGGCGGCGAGTTCGCGGCCGATGCCGGACGTACCGCCGACCACCAGCAGCGTCCTGCGATCACTCACCGGAGCCTCCCAACACCTCGCGCAGGTAGTTCCAGTCGCGCGCGAACCGGTACGAGTACCGGGGCGGCGGCTGCGGTGCCTGTGTTTCCAGCCAGCGCACGATGCCGTCGCCGGCGTTGGCGAACGCGTGCGCGCAGCCGACCCCGGCCCACGCGATGTCGCCCGGTTCCAGCAGGTAGGTCTGGCCGTCGAAGGACGCCTCGACCGTGCCGTCAAGGATCAGGTACGTCTCCTCGAACGGGTGGTCGTGCGGGCTGGCCGCGCCGGCGGGGTCGTACTGCACCATGAACATGGTGGTCAGCTGGGCGCCGAGGTCGCTGTCGACCATCTGCTTGACGTTGATGCCGCCATAGACCAGCAGGGCGGTACGCATGCTGGCGGAGACGGCGAGCAGCTGCTGCGACTGCTGGGCAGGGTCGAGGTGCGACGGCCGGATGTTCCCGAACCGGTGGGTGCGCGGATCGCGGACGTCGACGGGCACGGCGTCGCTCACCGGCAGCTCCGGCACCAGGAACGTGTCGTCCTCGAAGCGCAGCCTCGGCTGCGGACCCTGCATCTCCGCCCAGCGCGCGACATCGCCGCCGTCGTTGCGCCAGGCGTGCGGCAGCGCCACCGGGATCAGCCCGTAGTCGCCGGCTGTCACCCGGTGCGCGCCGTCGGGAGTGACGACGACGGCTGAGCCGGACAGCAGGTGGAAGGACTCCTCGAAGGAGTGAACGTGCGACGGCACCGCTCCGCCGGGGTCGAGCTCACACAACCCGAACCCGGTGTGCACGGCGCCGGTGTCCTCGCCGACCACCGTCCACCGCCGGTAGCCGGTGGCGCCCGCGGCCCAGCCGGCCGGCTCGTCGTAGCCGGCCTGGGCCGCGGGGCGGACCAGGTGCCGCGACGTCACGCCGCGTCCGCCTTGCGCTTCGCCAGCTCGGTGACCAGGTGGTCGCGGGCGCCCTCGACCAGCTCCCGGGCCCGGACGGTGTCGGCCAGCAGTCGCCCGTCCCGCTTGCGCACGATGCCGTCGACGATCACCGTCTCGACGTTGGACACGTCGGCGGCCAGGACGACCGCGGCCACCGGGTCGATCACCGGTGCGACGTTGAGCGCGGTCGCGTCGATGAGGACGACGTCGGCGCGTTTGCCCGGGGTCAGCGAACCGGTGCGGTCCTCCAGGCCGGCCACGTGCGCGCCGTTGATCGTGGCCATCTCCAGCACTCTGCGTGCGGTCAGCATGGTCTCCGGCACGGTGGTGTCGGCCTCCCAGCTGGTCGCGTTGATGCGGGCCCGGTCGCCGGCGAAGGCCGCCCGCATCTGCGTGAACATGTCGCCGGGCACGGTCGTGACCACGTCGATGGACAGGCTCGGCCGCAGCCCGAACTGGTAGCTCTTGGCGATCGGCGGCCAGCCGTGCCCCATCTGCAGCTCGACCTGGGCTGCGATGGAGACGGTGCCGCCGGTGTCGGCGACCCGGCGCCACTCGTGGTCGCTGAAGTAGCAGCAGTGGACGTACGTGGTGTCCGGCCCGAGCAGCCCGAGCCGGTCGAGCTGCTCCACCATGGCGAACCGGCCCGCGAGCCGCCCCATGCCGACATGCACCGTGATCGGTATGCCCAGCTCGCGGGCCAGGTTCCATTCCGCCTGGACGACCTCGTCCTGGCAGAAGCCCGGGCCGCGCGTGGCCAGTGCCATGGTGAGCAGTCCGTCGTCGCCGGGAACGTAGGTGTCGCGCACCCGGCGGACGTCGTCGCCGGGGATGACCTCGGCGCTGTTGAACCAGTACGTCGCCAGCGACGTGTTGGCCGAGCCGTACGCGTACTGCGCGCGGATCCCGCTCTCGCGCAGTCCGGCGATGGCGGCGTCGGGATGCTGGCTGGTGTTGTTGATGTGCGACCAGTCGACCAGCGTCGTGATGCCCGCGTTCAGGCACTCCAGCGACCCGGCCAGGTTGCTGGCGTAGACGTCGTCGGGCCGGTACAGCGGTGCGAAGCTGTCCAGCACCTCGACGAAGTAGTCGTCGAGCGTCGCGTCCGGCGCGCAGGTGCGGATCGCAGTCTCCCAGGTGTGCCGGTGCGTGTCGACGAAACCGGGAACGACGATCCGCC
It encodes:
- a CDS encoding four-carbon acid sugar kinase family protein — protein: MAIPMLLIADDLTGAAEAAAAFLPRAVRILPFHELRAARDLRATAFDGLTGAAGRDGGTDDGQVLAVDTDSRYATAAEAAHRCGAALSLLPSGGTVVKKIDSTLRGPLSAEVAALRGDGVPLVVAPALPALARSVVGGAVRVGGVPLQRSAAWAAEPKPAPATVAEALQPAPVAVAGLDTVRGAPDALAAAMTEAAATGSLLVCDAETDTDLDLIVHAGTLTGGPVRWVGSAGLAHALARTSRAPAAGTTPPAPTARPPALFVVGTAVASARIQIRRLAGWADTVVELDPARLADPGTAAELAARTAGRSAVVHLTAAHGVARSPDVVAALAAAVAPSTAEHPTLVLTGGETARAVLAAIGAGELVVRAEWDDGVVVSTVPDGHVVVTKPGAFGDPDTLLRVAQRLTHEEDT
- the pdxA gene encoding 4-hydroxythreonine-4-phosphate dehydrogenase PdxA, which encodes MTTPLVAVTMGDGAGVGPEVVVRALSGPEVRALCRPVVVGDLARLRDAARICGVDVELRAVAGPEDATFADGVIEVIDLGLLPAGLPYGELSAVAGDAAYQYVKAASELAVAGRVQAICTAPLNKEALHAGGHPYPGHTELLAELCGVDEVSMMLSTPTVKVIHVTTHIGLVDAIERIDVPLVERTIRRGHATMVGAGIENPRLGVCGINPHAGENGLFGRGEEETKIVPAVERVRADGIEAHGPLPADTAFFLASRGDYDLIVAMYHDQGHGPVKVLGLEAGVNITVGLPVIRTSVDHGTAFDIAGSGVADAGSMIEALRQAAALAPSPSGP
- a CDS encoding DeoR/GlpR family DNA-binding transcription regulator, yielding MSEHTTSGRSIEQRLQRLIEAKGRDRLSARERRSAIVDVAWSDGRIEVDTLASHFGVTASTIRRDLALLTSQGKLARTFGGAMAHAPMGETSLGQRSREAFRQKHAIAGWAAEQIGAGETVLLDAGTTTGHLARALRHRDHLTVVTIGLTVVTELADADGVEVLCLGGRLRHISHGLVGPIAEAALERVTADRAFLGADGITVDEGICEANLEQTRLKELMMARAGTVYVLADGSKLGQRPFHAWARMPPTWTLVTDDGADPAEVDRFRSAGIEVVVVDDRSRPVT
- a CDS encoding SDR family NAD(P)-dependent oxidoreductase, whose amino-acid sequence is MTDRVDGSGRVAVVTGGNRGIGLEVCRQLAARGHTVVLTARDLAAAQAAAKGLPGTVVAFRLDVTRASDAAALAGFLSREYGRLDALVNNAAIHYDTWQRATDADVDVVREAAETNVYGAWRLAMTLIPLLRASGHPRVVNVSSESGSLAGMGGGTPAYSLTKAALNAVTRMLAAELRRDGVLVNSICPGWVATDMGGPGGRPVRDGAAGIVWAATLPDDGPTGGFFRDGRPVPW
- a CDS encoding nuclear transport factor 2 family protein, which gives rise to MSDSTAADAVTALLHAVDTLDWDGVLAVLAREVRLDYTSLWGGEVESVAATEVVSRWRGLLPGFDATQHLTGPVLTSPAPDGDGGVRCVTTVRGYHHLADGDLRGTWMVAGRYDIRVTDDRITAITLHATYEDGDRALTELASARCAAGTGGRVAA
- a CDS encoding helix-turn-helix domain-containing protein, with amino-acid sequence MVPAVHGGGGGAGMTGPAATARTAARRSELRWPGLRSVYCWSPPTGAVTVSGEQQIGVSFAEHHGVVIESGGRSDRFDIRPGDVFANGRSRVYWSEVVRPDELVEMYPYDDLLRAAAGSSRTPEIEPLRGVRDAVVLGAASLLKRAHVGAAHVDTVRASSLARRLAEHVVGHYAGIAPPSRALTGRLDRVLLSRVADLVEARLGDPLTVDDLAAAVALSPFHFARAFKATTGLAPHEYVTSRRMERAKTLLVNGRLSVPQVAYSVGLSNVSHFRRMFRRHTGFLPSDLRPHENRRIGPSHDGRGSVKLGA
- the ilvD gene encoding dihydroxy-acid dehydratase; this translates as MTVTPSKPDLKPHSRAVTDGLERAAARGMLRAVGMTDDDWEKPQIGVGSSWNEITPCNLSLDRLAKASKEGVHAGGGFPMEFGTISVSDGISMGHEGMHYSLVSREVIADSVETVFGAERLDGAVLLAGCDKSAPAMLMAAARLDVAATFLYAGSILPGKVGDREVTIIDAFEAVGACARGLITREEVDEIERAICPGEGACGGMYTANTMASAAEALGMSLPGSAAPPAVDRRRDGYARRSGEAVVNLLRLGITTRDILTKEAFENAIAVVMAVGGSTNAVLHLMAIAHEAGVKLELDDFNRIGDRVPHLADVKPFGRYVMTDVDRVGGVPVIMKALLDAGLLHGDTMTVTGKTMAENLADIAPPDVDGKIIHAMSDPIHKTGGLTVLRGSLAPDGAVVKSAGFDTAVFEGTAKVFDGERGAMDAVENNTLEKNDVIVIRYEGPKGGPGMREMLAVTGAIKGAGLGKDVLLVTDGRFSGGTTGPCIGHVAPEAVDGGPIAFVQNGDRIRLDLANRTLELLVDDDELARRRAGWTPPAPKHERGVLAKYAKLVGSAANGAVCD
- a CDS encoding NAD(P)-dependent oxidoreductase; this translates as MGRVGVVGAGRMGAAMVGRLRAAGADVVVYNRTASRADAVAEATGARVAPTAREAAAAGPVVLVSLADDAACQAAYAGPDGVAAGVGPGTVVADTSTVDPRTVGSLAAAVRERGGGFLDAPVSGSVPLVERGELTVMAGGTAADLDRARPVLDRLARQIFHVGDTGAGATMKLAVNALVHALNEALAEALVLAERAGVERSVAYEVFAGSAVAAPFVLYKRAAFERPDETPVAFSLDLVAKDLELILRLAERTGTRMPQAATNQHVVEAALEAGLGSQDMSALAGFLEHPPR
- a CDS encoding SDR family oxidoreductase yields the protein MSDRRTLLVVGGTSGIGRELAARRAAGGDDVVITGRDPERTAKVAAEIGDHVRGVAVELAAPAAIGPALAGVERVDHLVVAAIDRDQNTAAGYDAVSASQLVTLKLVGYTEVIHTLLPRLAPDAAIVLFGGLAKDRPYPGSTTVSTINGGISGLVHTLAVELAPIRVNAIHPGIVGDSPYWRGKPLDAVRARTPTGRLATMADVADAADFLLRNGSMNGVNLAVDSGWLLT
- a CDS encoding cupin domain-containing protein, which produces MTSRHLVRPAAQAGYDEPAGWAAGATGYRRWTVVGEDTGAVHTGFGLCELDPGGAVPSHVHSFEESFHLLSGSAVVVTPDGAHRVTAGDYGLIPVALPHAWRNDGGDVARWAEMQGPQPRLRFEDDTFLVPELPVSDAVPVDVRDPRTHRFGNIRPSHLDPAQQSQQLLAVSASMRTALLVYGGINVKQMVDSDLGAQLTTMFMVQYDPAGAASPHDHPFEETYLILDGTVEASFDGQTYLLEPGDIAWAGVGCAHAFANAGDGIVRWLETQAPQPPPRYSYRFARDWNYLREVLGGSGE